The Streptomyces sp. B3I8 nucleotide sequence GTCCACGTTCTCCGGCGGGGGCCCGGTAACGAGTGTGTGGAACTGGCTCGGGCGGAACCCTCGTTGCTCCTGAGGGAGAGCGAGGAACCCGAGCGTGTGCTTGCCGTTCGGGCGGACGCGCTGGCCGGGCTGTTGCGGCATGTGCGGGCGGGAAGCCGGTAGGGGTGCAGAGGGGGAGGCCCGGAGAGTCGGGTTGGTGACTCGCCGGGCCTCATCGTGCCGCGTTCACGCCTGGGCGACCGCCGAGGACCAGTCGAGGTCCACGCCCATGTCCGCGTACATCTTCGTGTAGCCGACGTAGCAGTCGAACCTCTCGACCTTGCCGTCGCGCAGGTACCAGAAGTCGGCGGTCGGCACGTCGACCTTGTTGCCGTTCCCCTTGACGACCCCACCCGTCGGTGCCGTCAGCTCGCCGTCGAACGTGCCGCGGATGGACAGCTCGATGCTGACGACGTCACCGCTCACGGTGATGCGCTGCAGCTCGCGGTGGACGTCGGAGAAGAGGCCCTTCATGCGGGGCAGCACCGTGCCGAGCGTCTCGCCCCGGTAGGTGTGGCCGGCGACCACGTCGTTGAAGACGCCGTCCTCGGCGAAGCTGTCGACGAACGCCTGGACGTCCATGTCGTCGCCCTCGGCCACGTCGTAGGCGTGCAGGACGACCGCGAGGTTGGTCCTCTCGCGCTCGGTCAGGTCGTGGTCGGTGAGCGGCAGCTCCGCCGGTTCGGCTTCGGTCAGGGTCATGTCGTTTCCTCCAGGTCGGTCTGGACTCGAATCTAGTAATTCAAACGATTGCTTTAACTGTAGGCAGGGTGTGCGAAACTGTCAATCGACTGTTTGAATACTTCGTCCGGAGGAGTAACGTGACGCGGGTGGACAAGGTGGACCAGCGCCGGGAGGCCGGGCAGCGCACACGGGACGGGCTGCGGGCGGCCGCGTTGGAGCTGCTCTCGCAGCGGGGGCAGGACGGCGTGACCCTCCGCGAGATCACGGATCGCGCCGGGGCGAACGTCGCGGCGGTGAGTTATCACTTCGGCTCGCTGAAGAAGCTGTGCGAGACGGCGATCGAGCACGCGCTGGAGCAGTACCTGAACGCCCAGATCGGCGCACTCGAAGCCCTCTCCTCCACGGCGACGCTCCAGGAGGTGGCGGGGGCTTTCGCCCGCCCGATGGTGCGGGCGCTGGCGGCCGGCGGGCAGGACCTGGCGGTGATGCGCACCGTGGCGCGCGTCGGCATCGAACCCCCCGAGGGGTGGGAGCGGCTGCACGGGAAGTTCGACCGGACCCGGGAGGAAGTCATCCGGGTACTGGCACCGACGCTGCCCGATGTCGACGAGGAGGAACTCGCCTTCCGGACGCGGTGTGCCGCAGGCATGCTGAACTGGCTCGCCCTGGCCCCCATCGGCACGGAACTGGCCACCCTCCCCGCCGACCGGATCGAACAGCACCTCGTCCCGGTGGTGGCAGGAGCGCTACGCGGCGACGCCACCGTCGGCCGCTGACGCGGCACCGTTCGACGAAGGAGCCGGCGACATGACCGAGTGGCAGAAGTCGTCCTTCTCCGGGGGCGGCGACGGCGACGACTGCGTGGAGCTCGGGCACAGCGGAACCGGGATGCTCCTCCGCGAGGGCGACGAGCCCGGGCTGATACTCGCCGTCAGCCCCGCTTCCCTCGCCCAACTCATCCGTCACCTGCGGAGCGAACCGTAGGATCGCGGTCATCAGACGAGGGGGCAGCCTTCGCAGCCTTGCCGTTGAGGGATGACAGGCGTGACGGGCGTGGCTGGGCTGGAGACCGGAACTGGCGAACGAATGGCTGAATTCTCGAGGCCAACATGGCGACTTTTCGATACTCATAAAAAGCTCAATGAACAGCGACATCTTTGACGTGCTGTGTTTGTTGTGTGCACGATAAGTGAAGTGCGATGCCGAGGGGGAACAAGTCCGCGCGTGGGTGCAAAAACTCGTGCGAGGTGCATTTGTGCCCGGTATTTGTCACTCAACGTAGTCTTCAGTCAGAGCTGAATGAGGGGGAAGTGTCATATGCGGTCTTTCGGTGTGCAGAGATTAGGGATGCCTGTGGGTGTGGTGCTGGCAGGACTCGGGGTCGCTATTTCGCCGAGCGCGGCCCAGGCTGCGGATGGTGTCACATCTGCTCAGATTGCCGCGTTCGAGACGGCAACGGCTGCGCAGTCCGACCAGGGGGACGTGCAAGCTGCGCAAACATTGATCCAGTTCGAGGCCCTTTCCGATGAGGAAAAGGAGCGGTTCGTCAAGCTGATCAATGATCCAGATATCTACAGGCAGATCTTTGAGGCTTCCGAGCGGGCCTCGGAGGCTGGGGCGCAGTCGCGTATCGCGCTTGCTGAGGGCGACGTGGTGGTCGAGGTGACAAGCGAGGAAGGTGTCACCGAGACCCCTGCTGCGGAGGACCAGGTTTCGGCTGCGGCCAGTACGGTGACACGGTGGGCCAGTCACACGCATACCGACAAACTTCTCGGCGTCAAGATTTCCGCGACTAAAGTGACGACGAACTACCAGACGAAGGGAAAGGACACGACCAAGGTTCTTCCGGGCACGGCCCAATCTTATGAGTACATCCCTGGATGCTCGCTCAGTCACGGGGTGGTCGACGAGTGGATTTCGGCGGAGCCGGCGGATAACGCCCAGACTGAAACCATATGGACAGCCGACTGCGCGGGTAGTAGCTGGGACGGCCGTCAGCGTGTTTGGGGCGACTATCGCGGATACGTCGGTGGTTACATCAAGGTCTTCAATTAGGGTGGATCACTCCGACGGCCTGGCTCGCGTGGTGTTTATTTCGTAGGATTCCAGTCCTCGGCAAGGAGAATGCGATGTTTTCGCAAGCTGGTGTCGCCCCGTTCGTCACGTTGATCGTCGTCCTGGTGATCGCGGCGGTGGCCGGGTACGGCTTCTGGGTGAAGAACCGCTCCCGCTCGAAGAGCGAGGACTGAGGCGGATACGCACGAGGCCGGTCGAACCTGACGGTTCGGCCGGCCTCTGTGCTGTACGACCTGTCCGACTTAGGCGGTCGGGGGCTCCTCCAGGCGGGGGAAGAGGACCGCGCCCTTGGTGACCGTCGCGCCGGCGGGGAGGCGGCCCCAGTCGGCGGCGTCCTGGACGCGCTGGTCGGCGAGGGCGCCCAGGGACGGTTCCGCGCCCAGGGACTCCCAGAGCTTCTGGCTGGTGTCGGGCATGATCGGGTTCAGGAGGACGGCCATGGCGCGGAGCGACTCCGCGGCCGTGTAGAGGATCGTGGCCAGGCGGGCCCGGCCCTCGTCGCTCTTGTCCTTGGCGACCTTCCACGGTTCCTGTTCCGTGAGGTAGCCGTTGACCTGCTTGACGAAGTCGAAGACCGCCAGGATGCCGCCCTGGAAGTCCAGTTCCTCGCCGATCTTCCGGTCCGCCGTCGCGACCGTCTTCGCCAGGCCGGCGTGGACCGCCGCCTCCGCCTCGCCGTCGGCCGTGGCCGCCGGCAGTTCGCCGCCGAAGTACTTGCCGACCATCGCCGCCACGCGGGACGCCAGGTTGCCGTAGTCGTTCGCCAGCTCGCTCGTGTAGCGGGCGGAGAAGTCCTCCCACGAGAAGCTGCCGTCCTGGCCGAAGGCGATGGCACGCAGGAAGTACCACCGGTACGCGTCCACGCCGAAGTGCGTGGTCAGGTCCTGCGGCTTGATGCCGGTCAGGTTCGACTTCGACATCTTCTCGCCGCCGACCATCAGCCAGCCGTTGGCCGCGACCTTGCCCGGCAGCGGCAGGCCCTGCGCCAGCAGCATCGCCGGCCAGATCACCGCGTGGAAGCGCAGGATGTCCTTGCCGACCAGGTGCACGTCGGCCGGGAACGTCTCCTCGAACTTCTGCTCGTTCTCGTTGTAGCCGACCGCCGTGGCGTAGTTCAGCAGCGCGTCGACCCACACGTAGATGACGTGCTTCTCGTCCCAGGGGATCGGGATGCCCCAGTCGAAGGTCGAGCGGGAGATGGACAGGTCCTGGAGGCCCTGGCGGACGAAGTTCACGACCTCGTTGCGCGCGGACTCCGGCTGGACGAAGCCGGGGTTGGCCTCGTAGTACGCGAGGAGCTTGTCGGTGTAGTCGCTCAGGCGGAAGAAGTAGTTCTCCTCGCTGAGGATCTCCACCGGCTTCTTGTGGATCGGGCACAGCTTCTGGCCCTCGAACTCGCCCTCGCCGTCGAGCAGTTCGCCGGGGAGCTTGTACTCCTCGCAGCCCACGCAGTACGGGCCCTCGTAGCCGCCCTTGTAGATCTCGCCCTTGTCGTACAGGTCCTGCACGAACTCCTGGACGCGGTCGGTGTGCCGCTTCTGCGTGGTGCGGATGAAGTCGTCGTTCGCGATGTCCAGGTGCTCCCACAGGGGTTCCCAGGACTCCGTGACGAGCTTGTCGGCCCAGGCCTGCGGGGTGACCCCGTTCGCCTCGGCCGTGCGCATGATCTTCTGACCGTGCTCGTCCGTGCCGGTGAGGTACCACACCTTCTCGCCGCGCTGACGGTGCCAGCGGGTGAGCACGTCGCCTGCGACGGTCGTGTAGGCGTGGCCCAGGTGAGGAGCGTCGTTGACGTAGTAGATGGGGGTCGAGACGTAGTACGCCTTCGCCCCCTGCTTCTCGGATCCAGTGGCCGCCATGGTCGAAATCCTACTGGTCCGGAGATGGTGGCTTCACATGCGTTTCGGGGCGGGCGGTGCGGGGTATCCCGCGCCGCCCGCCCCGAAGGCCGGAGGGTGGTGGGGCTACGGGCGCCAGGACGCCAGTACGCCCTCGTAGAGTTCCTTGTCGGTGAGCTCGCGGGGGGTGGGGCCCGCGTGGAAGAAGGAGGTGTTCTCCGTCTTCAGCTTGCGGAGGTAGTCGAACGCCTTGTTGTCCTGCTCGCCGAACGCGACGAAGGAGAAGAAGACCTCCGGGTGCTTCGCCGCCGCGTCCTTCAGGGCCTGCGTGGCGGGGGTCTTCGCGTCGGGGGCGCCGTCCGTCTGGAAGATCACCAGGGCGGGGGTGCCGGGTGCCTCCTCGGCGTGCCGGGCGAGGACCGCCTCCACGGCGGCGTGGTAGCTCGTACGGCCCATGCGGCCGAGGCCCGCGTGCAGTTCGTCGACCTTGTTCTCGTGCGCGGCGAGGGTCAGTTCGCCGGTGCCGTCCAGTTCGGTGGAGAAGAACGTGACGTGGACGGTGGCCTCGGGGTCCAGGTGGGCGGCGAGGGCGAGGGTCTGCTCGCCGAGGGCCTGCGCGGAGCCGTCCTTGTAGTACGGGCGCATGGAGGCGGAGCGGTCCAGGACGAGGTGGACCTTGGCGCGGGTGCCGGTGAGGTCGTGTGCGCGCAGGGCCGTGCCGGCGGCCTTGTAGGCGGTGGTGAGGCCGGGGGCGTCCGTGCGGATGCGCGACGCGGGTGTCGCGGGGTTCCCCTGTGGGGCTTCCGGTGCGTCGGCGGACGCAGGTTCGGGGGCGGGGTCCGGCGCGGGGGTGGGAGTGGGCTCCGGCGCGGGGGTCGGCTCCGGGGCCGGTTCCACAGTCGCCTCGGGCGCGGGGGCCGCCGCCTCGGCGGGCTCCTCGGGTGCCTGGGGCTCCTCCGCCGTGGCGGGCTCCTCGGACGCCGGCTCCTCGGTGGGGGCCGGCTCCTCGGCGGTCACCGGTTCCGGTTCCACCGGTTTCTCCGACGGCGCGGGTTCCGGCTCCGCCGCCGGCTCCTCGGCCGCCGCCGGTTCCGGCGTCGGCTCGGCGGCCGGGGCCTGCTCGGCCGAAGACGCCGGGGTCTCCTCGACCACCGGTGCGGACACCGCCTCGGGTGCGGTCACCGCCTCGGGTGCGGTCACCGCCTCGGCCGTCGGCTCCGCCGTCACCGTCGGTTCCGCCGTCACCGTCGGTTCCGCCGTCACCGTCGGTTCCGCCTCGGGCGCTGGCTCCGCCTCGGGCGTCGGCTCGTCCGCCGGCTTCGTCGGTGCGGGGACCGTGATGTTGTCGAACGCCGCCGACACCAGGTCGTGTTCGTCGCGGCTCTCGCGGCTCTCCTGGCGCGGGTCGGGAACGTGCGCCGTCGCAGCCGGCGCCGGAGCCGGGGTCGGTTCCGTCGCCGGGGACGGGACCTTCGGCGCCGGGGCCCGCTCCTCGGGGGCCGCCGCGGCGGGCTCCTCCACCGGTGCCGTCTCCTGCGCGGGCAGCCGCTCCGGCTGCGCCGTCACGCTCTCCGTCCCGTCGCCGCGCTCCTTGCGTGAGCGGCCGAACGCATTCCGCAGAAGAGTGAGAAGTCCCATGAGCGCAACCCTTCGCATGAGGTGAGGCCCGTCAATCCCTGGCCAGGACGGACACGTAAGGTTAGCGGTCACGGCTGGTGATCTTCGGCAGGGTACGACGAGCGGACCCGCCGCGCTGCCCCGGAACACCGTACGGGCGACAGTGCGTTCGTCCCATCGCCGTACGGCCACCGTGCGTTCGGCCGGCGTTCGGGTCAGCGTCCCACTCCCGTACGCGCGCCCCCTTCGCCCTCCGCGCCACCCGGCCGTCGCCCCCGGGGTCCGGTCCGAGCCGGCCAGTGACCGGATGACGAAGCCGCCCGGGGCGAGGGAGACGAGTGCCCGGACGGGGGCGCCTCCCCCGGCTCGGCGTTCCCGCGGCCGATCGGCCGATCGGGTGGATGCCTTCACCGGCAGCTTCGCCCGGACGGGGGAGGCACGCGCGGGTGCGGGGCCGGACGGGTGACGTACGGGTGGCGTCGAGCGGCTACTCGACCAGGGCCGCGGTGGTGCCCAGCGCGGCCGCGAGGCGTGCGGCGTCCCGGGTGCCGGGTTCGGCCGTGTAGACGGTGATACGCGTGTCGTCGAGCGCGTCCAGGAGCGTGTCGCAGTCGAGCGTCATCCGGCCGGCCTCGGGGTGCTCCACGGTCTTGCGCCGCGACGGGCTCGGCAGCGG carries:
- a CDS encoding DUF397 domain-containing protein: MWTPWVAVSDRRRHRRRVAEVHVLRRGPGNECVELARAEPSLLLRESEEPERVLAVRADALAGLLRHVRAGSR
- a CDS encoding nuclear transport factor 2 family protein, producing MTLTEAEPAELPLTDHDLTERERTNLAVVLHAYDVAEGDDMDVQAFVDSFAEDGVFNDVVAGHTYRGETLGTVLPRMKGLFSDVHRELQRITVSGDVVSIELSIRGTFDGELTAPTGGVVKGNGNKVDVPTADFWYLRDGKVERFDCYVGYTKMYADMGVDLDWSSAVAQA
- a CDS encoding TetR/AcrR family transcriptional regulator, which produces MTRVDKVDQRREAGQRTRDGLRAAALELLSQRGQDGVTLREITDRAGANVAAVSYHFGSLKKLCETAIEHALEQYLNAQIGALEALSSTATLQEVAGAFARPMVRALAAGGQDLAVMRTVARVGIEPPEGWERLHGKFDRTREEVIRVLAPTLPDVDEEELAFRTRCAAGMLNWLALAPIGTELATLPADRIEQHLVPVVAGALRGDATVGR
- a CDS encoding DUF397 domain-containing protein, encoding MTEWQKSSFSGGGDGDDCVELGHSGTGMLLREGDEPGLILAVSPASLAQLIRHLRSEP
- the metG gene encoding methionine--tRNA ligase, which translates into the protein MAATGSEKQGAKAYYVSTPIYYVNDAPHLGHAYTTVAGDVLTRWHRQRGEKVWYLTGTDEHGQKIMRTAEANGVTPQAWADKLVTESWEPLWEHLDIANDDFIRTTQKRHTDRVQEFVQDLYDKGEIYKGGYEGPYCVGCEEYKLPGELLDGEGEFEGQKLCPIHKKPVEILSEENYFFRLSDYTDKLLAYYEANPGFVQPESARNEVVNFVRQGLQDLSISRSTFDWGIPIPWDEKHVIYVWVDALLNYATAVGYNENEQKFEETFPADVHLVGKDILRFHAVIWPAMLLAQGLPLPGKVAANGWLMVGGEKMSKSNLTGIKPQDLTTHFGVDAYRWYFLRAIAFGQDGSFSWEDFSARYTSELANDYGNLASRVAAMVGKYFGGELPAATADGEAEAAVHAGLAKTVATADRKIGEELDFQGGILAVFDFVKQVNGYLTEQEPWKVAKDKSDEGRARLATILYTAAESLRAMAVLLNPIMPDTSQKLWESLGAEPSLGALADQRVQDAADWGRLPAGATVTKGAVLFPRLEEPPTA
- a CDS encoding VWA domain-containing protein, producing MGLLTLLRNAFGRSRKERGDGTESVTAQPERLPAQETAPVEEPAAAAPEERAPAPKVPSPATEPTPAPAPAATAHVPDPRQESRESRDEHDLVSAAFDNITVPAPTKPADEPTPEAEPAPEAEPTVTAEPTVTAEPTVTAEPTAEAVTAPEAVTAPEAVSAPVVEETPASSAEQAPAAEPTPEPAAAEEPAAEPEPAPSEKPVEPEPVTAEEPAPTEEPASEEPATAEEPQAPEEPAEAAAPAPEATVEPAPEPTPAPEPTPTPAPDPAPEPASADAPEAPQGNPATPASRIRTDAPGLTTAYKAAGTALRAHDLTGTRAKVHLVLDRSASMRPYYKDGSAQALGEQTLALAAHLDPEATVHVTFFSTELDGTGELTLAAHENKVDELHAGLGRMGRTSYHAAVEAVLARHAEEAPGTPALVIFQTDGAPDAKTPATQALKDAAAKHPEVFFSFVAFGEQDNKAFDYLRKLKTENTSFFHAGPTPRELTDKELYEGVLASWRP